In a genomic window of Magnolia sinica isolate HGM2019 chromosome 14, MsV1, whole genome shotgun sequence:
- the LOC131226202 gene encoding RING-H2 finger protein ATL16-like: MATTPPLRYHPRFGGRGPAPPFGLPRPLAPRSSSSSSDNSFPILAIAILGIVTTAFLLLCYYVFVIKCCLNWNRFNVLRRFTRTQSRNDPFIVYAPAVENRGLDESMIRAIPIFQYKLAGGVIGIGDDNEKNNSHECAVCLSEFQDNERLRLLPNCTHAFHIDCIDTWLQTNANCPLCRSSISSAAGRFSTDRFMANSPHQYPNQMANNAIDVGQDIVIELSGDGSYPAPRSVDEEIAVQSTATARRSPSPRKLEQRTLLKKQRKLHHVSSMGDECIDVRVKDDRFSVQPIRRSFSMDSSDDRQLYLSVQEILQQNPQLHEVSSGEGSSSNSSRIRRSFFSFGHIRGSRNAVLPIQFES; the protein is encoded by the coding sequence ATGGCTACAACACCCCCATTACGCTACCATCCTCGGTTTGGAGGCAGAGGTCCTGCTCCTCCTTTCGGACTCCCAAGGCCATTAGCCCCtcgatcttcttcttcatcatcagaTAACAGTTTTCCAATCCTAGCCATTGCCATACTCGGCATCGTAACCACAGCTTTCCTACTTCTATGCTACTATGTCTTCGTCATCAAGTGCTGCTTGAATTGGAACAGATTCAATGTCCTCAGACGTTTCACGAGGACGCAGAGTCGCAACGATCCATTCATCGTCTATGCCCCCGCGGTAGAGAATCGTGGCCTAGATGAGTCCATGATCCGTGCCATCCCAATCTTCCAGTACAAATTAGCAGGAGGTGTAATAGGAATTGGAGATGACAATGAGAAGAACAACAGCCATGAGTGTGCAGTTTGTTTGAGTGAGTTTCAAGACAATGAGAGGCTACGGCTCTTGCCCAATTGCACACATGCCTTCCACATCGATTGCATCGATACATGGCTCCAGACTAATGCCAATTGCCCGCTTTGCAGATCAAGCATCTCTAGTGCCGCCGGTCGTTTCTCGACAGATCGGTTCATGGCCAATAGCCCACATCAATATCCCAATCAAATGGCAAACAATGCTATCGATGTTGGACAGGATATAGTCATAGAATTGAGTGGAGATGGTTCTTATCCAGCCCCAAGAAGTGTAGATGAAGAGATTGCAGTTCAATCTACGGCTACCGCCAGACGCAGTCCATCCCCAAGGAAGTTAGAACAGAGGACTCTGCTCAAAAAACAGAGGAAATTGCATCATGTCTCGAGCATGGGAGACGAATGTATTGATGTGAGAGTGAAGGATGATCGATTCTCAGTACAGCCCATTAGGAGGTCTTTCTCCATGGATTCTTCAGATGATAGGCAGCTCTACTTGTCTGTTCAAGAGATTCTGCAGCAGAATCCACAACTTCATGAGGTTAGTAGCGGTGAAGGTAGCAGTAGTAACAGTAGTAGAATTCGACGTTCGTTCTTCTCGTTTGGACACATCAGAGGATCGAGAAATGCAGTTCTTCCGATCCAGTTCGAATCATAG